A genomic stretch from Selenomonadales bacterium includes:
- a CDS encoding membrane protein yields the protein MKLTPRSVLALRLLCLSVAFMVIGIAIDVSIKANLGVGAWTVFHLGIAAHTGLTQGQVSQAVGLGIIAASYFLGIKPAVGTVLNMLLIGWFFDASVALRLIPPAFSVTQGLFYLIAATLLMGFGGAMYMSAGLGAGPRDSLMLALIRRTTWPVRAIRTGMELTVLALGWLLGGPVGVGTVLLSVSLGPAVELCFELFRVLTAHSELAGTVIDVPVPKTSERKSANA from the coding sequence ATGAAACTAACCCCGCGCTCCGTACTCGCCCTGCGCCTGCTTTGCCTAAGCGTAGCCTTTATGGTCATCGGGATAGCGATTGACGTGTCCATCAAAGCTAACCTCGGCGTAGGCGCATGGACTGTCTTTCACTTAGGGATTGCAGCGCACACCGGGCTGACACAGGGGCAAGTCAGCCAAGCGGTTGGCCTAGGTATTATCGCGGCAAGCTACTTTCTCGGCATCAAACCCGCTGTCGGCACCGTCCTCAACATGCTGCTTATCGGCTGGTTTTTCGATGCGTCGGTCGCGTTACGGCTCATTCCGCCGGCGTTCTCTGTTACACAAGGCTTGTTCTACCTCATCGCGGCTACGCTGCTGATGGGTTTTGGCGGAGCCATGTATATGAGCGCGGGCCTCGGAGCGGGACCGCGCGACAGCCTGATGTTAGCCCTCATCAGGCGCACAACGTGGCCGGTCCGCGCCATACGCACCGGTATGGAACTGACTGTTTTGGCTTTAGGCTGGCTACTGGGCGGACCGGTAGGCGTAGGCACAGTGTTGCTCTCTGTCAGCCTTGGCCCTGCGGTAGAACTGTGTTTTGAGCTCTTTAGGGTACTAACTGCCCACAGCGAGCTTGCCGGCACGGTCATCGATGTGCCTGTCCCAAAAACAAGTGAAAGGAAGTCTGCAAATGCGTAA
- the pyk gene encoding pyruvate kinase produces the protein MRKTKIVCTIGPASSGTEMLRSLIRAGMDVARLNFSHGTHEEHLVRLGAIREAARLEGKHVAIMLDTKGPEIRIGTFADGPITLAAGDLFTLTTKPVAGASEQVSVTYPGLPKDVRPGDRLLLDDGLLELKVESVTESDVRCRVVVGGPLSNRKGLNVPGKRINLPALSPQDEADLRFGVTNGVDLIAASFMRTPTDVLAVRKFLESCGGSIPIIAKIENKEGVDNLDAILKVADGLMVARGDMGVEFPAEEVPLIQKQMIHKGNAAGKPVITATQMLDSMIRNPRPTRAEASDVANAVFDGTDAIMLSGETASGKYPLESVMTMARIATRTEQALAYKPEQSNGYQAVATVTDAISHATVQAASQLEAAAIITSTQSGWTARMVAKYRPKAPIIAVTTKEVTARRLNLLWGVYPVLGETIATTDEMMDEAVKRSLQASLIKNGDLVVITAGVPVGVPGTTNLIKVHVVGDVLARGTGIGAQNAEGKVCVAKNATEATAKLKEGDILVTTATDREFMDVLPKASGIVAEEGGLTSHAAIVGLNLNKSTIIGVTGATEILKDGQVVTLDGSRGLIYKGHAQVK, from the coding sequence ATGCGTAAGACCAAAATCGTCTGCACTATCGGGCCCGCTAGCTCAGGCACAGAAATGTTACGGAGCCTAATTCGCGCCGGCATGGACGTAGCACGGCTTAACTTCTCGCACGGCACACATGAAGAGCATTTAGTAAGGCTCGGGGCCATCCGCGAAGCCGCAAGGCTTGAAGGTAAGCACGTCGCGATTATGCTCGACACGAAGGGGCCGGAAATCCGCATCGGCACGTTCGCTGACGGACCTATCACGCTCGCGGCGGGGGACTTGTTTACGCTGACCACTAAGCCTGTCGCCGGGGCTAGCGAGCAAGTGAGCGTTACTTACCCCGGGCTACCAAAAGACGTGCGCCCGGGAGACCGCCTGCTGCTCGATGACGGCTTGCTAGAGCTTAAAGTCGAGAGTGTTACCGAAAGCGACGTGCGCTGCCGCGTGGTTGTGGGCGGCCCGCTAAGCAACCGCAAGGGGCTCAATGTCCCCGGCAAGCGCATCAATTTGCCGGCGCTTTCACCACAGGATGAAGCAGACCTGCGCTTTGGCGTCACAAACGGAGTAGACCTAATCGCGGCTTCATTTATGCGCACTCCGACCGACGTTTTGGCTGTACGCAAGTTCTTGGAGTCATGCGGCGGCAGCATTCCCATTATCGCTAAAATCGAAAACAAAGAAGGCGTAGACAACCTAGACGCCATCCTAAAGGTCGCGGATGGGTTAATGGTGGCGCGAGGCGATATGGGCGTGGAGTTTCCTGCGGAGGAAGTCCCCCTCATTCAAAAGCAAATGATTCACAAAGGCAACGCCGCCGGCAAGCCCGTCATCACGGCTACGCAAATGCTGGACTCCATGATTCGCAACCCGCGCCCCACGCGGGCCGAGGCGAGCGACGTCGCTAACGCTGTCTTTGACGGCACCGACGCCATTATGCTCTCAGGCGAGACTGCCAGCGGCAAATACCCCTTAGAATCGGTCATGACTATGGCACGCATCGCTACACGTACTGAACAAGCGCTCGCCTATAAGCCGGAGCAAAGCAATGGCTACCAAGCTGTAGCAACAGTCACCGACGCCATCAGTCACGCCACGGTGCAAGCCGCGTCTCAACTAGAGGCAGCGGCCATTATCACCTCTACGCAGTCCGGTTGGACGGCGAGAATGGTGGCCAAGTACCGACCCAAGGCCCCGATTATTGCGGTCACCACCAAAGAGGTAACGGCGCGGCGCTTAAATCTTCTCTGGGGAGTGTACCCGGTTTTAGGTGAGACCATCGCCACCACAGACGAAATGATGGACGAGGCAGTCAAGCGTTCTCTGCAGGCTAGCCTAATTAAAAATGGCGATTTAGTAGTTATTACCGCCGGCGTTCCCGTGGGCGTACCGGGCACGACGAATTTAATTAAAGTCCATGTCGTCGGGGATGTTTTGGCCCGCGGCACCGGGATTGGCGCGCAGAACGCCGAAGGCAAAGTCTGCGTAGCTAAGAATGCAACAGAGGCGACAGCCAAGCTAAAGGAGGGGGATATCCTCGTTACCACAGCAACCGACCGCGAGTTCATGGATGTACTGCCTAAAGCGTCAGGCATTGTCGCAGAAGAAGGCGGCTTAACTTCACACGCGGCTATTGTCGGGCTCAATTTAAACAAATCTACCATCATCGGCGTCACCGGCGCGACAGAGATTCTAAAAGACGGGCAAGTCGTCACACTTGACGGCAGCCGCGGCCTTATCTACAAAGGACACGCACAGGTAAAATGA
- a CDS encoding chromate transporter yields the protein MDKLGDLRHITLFLSFAKVGAFTFGGGIAMLPVIQREIVENRQWLNHEEFVDVLAVAQSGPGAIAINTAILTGYKLLGAGGVLSATAGVVAPSFLIILLIAALLPEYGQSPILSSFFMGVRPAVVALILAAALSVGKKALLDRASLALAGLALIVSLALNPHPAVLILSAALVGLGRFLAAKRKARTDKS from the coding sequence TTGGACAAGCTTGGTGACCTGCGCCATATCACCCTATTCTTAAGTTTCGCTAAGGTAGGCGCCTTTACTTTTGGTGGTGGGATTGCCATGTTGCCGGTTATTCAGCGCGAAATCGTAGAAAACAGGCAGTGGCTAAACCATGAGGAGTTCGTCGATGTGCTGGCCGTAGCGCAATCGGGGCCCGGCGCGATAGCGATTAATACGGCTATCCTGACCGGCTACAAACTGCTCGGTGCGGGAGGAGTGTTATCTGCAACTGCCGGCGTTGTTGCCCCTTCGTTCTTGATCATTCTCCTTATTGCTGCTTTGTTGCCGGAATATGGCCAGTCCCCTATCCTAAGTAGTTTCTTTATGGGCGTTCGCCCGGCGGTGGTTGCGCTTATTCTCGCCGCGGCATTGAGTGTGGGCAAGAAAGCGTTGCTCGACCGGGCCAGCCTCGCATTGGCCGGTCTCGCTCTAATTGTAAGCTTGGCCCTAAACCCCCACCCTGCGGTGCTAATCCTCTCTGCCGCACTCGTCGGCCTCGGCCGCTTTCTCGCAGCCAAGCGCAAAGCTAGGACGGATAAATCATGA
- a CDS encoding HD domain-containing protein gives MIEELRQLVRRQDIYVVGGAVRDLCLGRAQISPDIDLLLPAHDFQGLLAEVAEVFGCSPFPLSGERGFFRFVVGEETCDLSPLTGELTANLAQRDFTVNSMALSLDDYLERRLNKIHDPHGGRAHLKQKLLCTTHPLALQNDAVRILRAARLMAEYDFSPGALLSQQAVEASHLLTECAGERIWPELARVLNAPSAPQVLDWLDVCRVWDTLLPELTREKGVTQNRYHSHCVYEHSRQVFRFYVQIWHSPDFLPPKLTPAVQAELSKLDLHQQAVCKLGALLHDMGKPSTRAVREDGRVTFYRHEQVGQEMVSAVSRRLKLSQAEHKALSRFVRWHMYLGQLARLPRLHNGHIYRIARRYGEQSVPLALFALADFRGKGGEAQTEEDYSQIVRTTEAFLEAWLFKKAEIISPPLPITAPELMQELKLPPGKWLGETLDHLSEQAAMGKLVSREQAVSLAREFCKQR, from the coding sequence GTGATTGAAGAGCTACGGCAGCTTGTCCGCCGGCAGGACATTTACGTCGTCGGCGGGGCAGTGCGCGACCTCTGCTTAGGGCGCGCGCAAATAAGCCCCGATATCGACCTGTTGCTACCTGCCCACGACTTTCAGGGTCTGCTAGCCGAGGTTGCAGAAGTCTTCGGTTGTTCGCCCTTTCCGCTGAGCGGAGAACGAGGCTTTTTCAGGTTTGTCGTTGGGGAGGAAACTTGCGACCTTTCGCCCCTTACCGGCGAGCTTACGGCGAACCTAGCCCAGCGCGACTTTACCGTAAACTCCATGGCCCTTTCGCTTGACGACTACCTCGAGCGTCGCCTAAACAAAATACATGACCCCCACGGCGGCAGAGCGCATCTTAAGCAGAAGCTGTTATGCACTACACACCCGCTGGCCCTGCAAAACGACGCTGTGCGTATCCTGCGGGCGGCGCGCTTGATGGCCGAATACGATTTTTCGCCTGGCGCTCTCCTCTCACAACAAGCGGTAGAGGCAAGTCACTTGTTAACGGAGTGTGCGGGGGAGCGCATCTGGCCCGAGTTAGCGCGCGTACTTAATGCCCCTTCCGCCCCGCAGGTGCTAGATTGGCTAGATGTCTGCCGCGTGTGGGACACGCTCTTACCGGAGCTCACCCGCGAAAAGGGCGTTACACAGAACCGTTACCATAGCCACTGCGTGTACGAGCATTCCCGGCAGGTGTTTCGGTTCTACGTGCAAATCTGGCACTCGCCGGATTTCCTCCCCCCAAAGCTCACTCCTGCAGTACAAGCCGAGCTCTCCAAGCTCGATTTGCACCAACAGGCTGTATGTAAGCTAGGTGCACTTCTGCATGACATGGGAAAGCCGTCGACGCGCGCTGTGCGCGAGGACGGCAGGGTTACGTTTTATCGCCACGAACAGGTGGGGCAGGAGATGGTTTCTGCTGTTTCGCGGCGGCTTAAGTTGTCGCAAGCCGAACACAAGGCCTTGTCTCGCTTTGTGCGTTGGCATATGTACTTAGGACAGCTCGCGCGGCTGCCGCGCCTCCATAACGGGCATATCTATCGCATAGCCCGGCGCTACGGCGAGCAGAGCGTGCCGCTGGCGCTGTTTGCGCTGGCAGATTTCCGGGGGAAAGGCGGCGAAGCGCAAACAGAAGAAGACTATAGCCAAATCGTGCGCACGACCGAGGCCTTTTTGGAGGCTTGGTTGTTTAAGAAAGCGGAGATTATAAGCCCGCCGCTCCCTATTACGGCGCCCGAGCTAATGCAGGAGCTTAAACTGCCGCCCGGCAAGTGGCTAGGTGAAACGCTCGACCACCTCAGCGAGCAGGCCGCCATGGGTAAACTTGTCAGTCGCGAACAGGCGGTGTCGCTAGCGCGCGAGTTCTGCAAGCAGAGGTAG
- a CDS encoding type II toxin-antitoxin system HicB family antitoxin: protein MQQVYPIVLTPTQKGGYAVSVPDLNIDTQGDNLAEAMYMARDAIGMWICYEQDAGRSIPSPSCLDSITAEPNEIKTLIDVDTDEYRRTHDNRTVRKNCTLPSWLNERAEKAGVNFSLVLQEALKDRLGLNDSPRVG, encoded by the coding sequence GTGCAGCAAGTTTATCCTATCGTCTTAACCCCCACACAAAAAGGCGGCTATGCGGTATCTGTTCCTGACTTGAACATTGATACCCAAGGTGATAATTTAGCCGAAGCTATGTACATGGCTCGTGATGCTATCGGCATGTGGATCTGCTATGAACAAGATGCAGGTCGGTCTATCCCCAGTCCCAGCTGTTTGGACAGCATTACTGCAGAGCCAAATGAAATTAAGACACTGATCGATGTTGACACTGACGAATACCGTCGCACCCATGACAACCGAACCGTCCGCAAGAATTGCACCCTGCCTAGTTGGCTCAATGAACGTGCCGAAAAGGCTGGCGTAAACTTTTCGCTAGTTCTCCAAGAGGCATTGAAGGATCGCCTTGGTCTAAACGACAGTCCGCGAGTTGGCTAA
- a CDS encoding prepilin-type N-terminal cleavage/methylation domain-containing protein, with protein sequence MKSQGGSAIKSCAKGYTLVELLIVVSIIAVISALVVLRILPAAAGTGDVGAGLMERAAWEAAACRFNQNIVQNATEYFAIVYGHYPATPADLFPRFLDRIPRCPATGAEYHYDAHHLVVCPYHP encoded by the coding sequence GTGAAGTCACAGGGAGGGTCTGCCATTAAGTCATGCGCTAAAGGCTATACGCTAGTTGAGCTGTTAATCGTAGTCAGCATAATCGCCGTCATTTCGGCCCTCGTGGTGCTGCGTATACTGCCCGCGGCTGCGGGTACCGGCGACGTGGGCGCCGGCCTGATGGAGCGAGCGGCGTGGGAAGCGGCCGCATGTAGATTTAACCAGAACATTGTGCAGAATGCAACCGAGTACTTTGCCATTGTGTACGGGCATTACCCCGCGACACCGGCTGACTTGTTTCCGCGCTTTCTCGACCGCATCCCACGCTGCCCCGCCACCGGCGCGGAGTACCATTATGACGCGCATCACCTCGTAGTATGCCCTTATCACCCGTAA
- a CDS encoding UDP-N-acetylmuramoyl-L-alanine--D-glutamate ligase, which produces MSTAVSRLKGKKAAVLGLGLRSGVPLVRFLCRHGAQVTALDRRQAHEMPDVVALLDGLDVRLTLGADYLAHLTGFDYIFKTPIMRPDLPELVAAVAEGAVLTSEIELFCELCPAPITAVTGSDGKTTTTSLIAAVLREAGFNMFLGGNIGNSLIEQVETIERNDKVVLELSSFQLMPMRQSPHVAVITNISPNHLDVHKSYEEYIAAKANIWRFQQPDDWVILNYDDALTRGMAQSARGRAVFFSRSHELTEGVYWHNGRLLARWQGNEGQICTAADLKLCGAHNQENVAAAAAACLVQGVSLAVIGRAVTDFAGVEHRLELVRELNGVKYYNDSIASSPTRTIAGIRAIGGDIVLIAGGSDKQVPFDDLASVIVERVRAVALIGKTAQKISQAIFLAEQQSGKHVQQAILPSLAAAVEWCQAQAVPGTNIMLSPACASFDMFRDFEDRGRQFKAIVNEAKGTELFASLALH; this is translated from the coding sequence ATGTCTACAGCAGTTAGTCGGCTTAAAGGTAAGAAAGCCGCCGTCTTGGGCCTCGGCCTAAGAAGTGGCGTGCCCTTGGTGCGCTTTTTGTGCCGGCATGGCGCCCAAGTTACGGCGTTAGACAGACGGCAGGCGCACGAAATGCCGGACGTCGTCGCCTTACTTGACGGACTAGATGTTAGGCTTACACTTGGCGCGGACTATCTTGCCCACCTCACAGGGTTTGACTATATTTTTAAGACCCCGATAATGCGCCCGGATTTACCTGAGCTTGTAGCGGCGGTAGCAGAAGGGGCGGTGCTGACAAGCGAAATCGAGCTTTTTTGTGAGTTGTGCCCTGCCCCGATTACCGCGGTGACCGGAAGTGACGGTAAGACTACCACTACCTCGCTGATTGCTGCGGTGCTACGGGAAGCCGGTTTCAACATGTTTTTGGGGGGCAATATTGGGAACTCGCTTATCGAGCAGGTTGAAACAATCGAACGCAATGACAAGGTAGTCTTAGAACTATCGAGCTTTCAGCTTATGCCGATGCGGCAGAGCCCACATGTCGCCGTAATCACAAACATTTCTCCTAATCACCTAGACGTGCACAAGAGCTACGAGGAGTATATCGCCGCTAAGGCCAATATTTGGCGCTTTCAGCAGCCTGACGATTGGGTCATACTAAATTACGACGATGCGCTTACGCGCGGCATGGCACAGTCAGCCCGCGGCCGTGCGGTCTTCTTTAGTCGCTCACATGAGCTCACGGAAGGCGTGTACTGGCATAACGGCCGCTTGCTGGCGCGCTGGCAAGGGAACGAGGGACAGATCTGCACGGCGGCCGACCTTAAGCTATGCGGCGCACACAACCAAGAGAATGTCGCGGCTGCGGCCGCCGCTTGCCTAGTACAAGGTGTTTCGCTTGCGGTAATAGGGAGAGCAGTGACAGACTTTGCGGGCGTCGAACACCGCTTGGAGCTAGTGCGCGAGTTAAACGGCGTAAAGTACTACAACGACTCTATCGCATCTAGCCCCACGCGCACCATCGCCGGTATTCGGGCAATTGGGGGAGACATCGTGCTAATCGCTGGCGGCTCTGACAAGCAGGTGCCTTTTGACGACCTGGCCAGCGTGATAGTAGAACGCGTGCGCGCCGTAGCGCTTATCGGCAAAACCGCGCAAAAAATTTCCCAGGCAATTTTCTTGGCCGAACAACAGAGCGGCAAACACGTGCAGCAGGCTATTCTACCTTCGCTTGCCGCCGCAGTAGAGTGGTGCCAGGCACAGGCCGTGCCCGGCACAAACATCATGCTCTCGCCAGCCTGCGCGAGCTTCGATATGTTTCGCGACTTTGAAGACCGCGGCCGCCAATTTAAGGCAATCGTTAACGAAGCAAAAGGGACGGAGCTTTTTGCTTCACTTGCATTACACTAA
- a CDS encoding type II toxin-antitoxin system HicA family toxin: MKRRDLIRILTANGWWKAREGSDHTIYTNGKRSEPIPRHLEINEITAAKILRRAGLKPK, encoded by the coding sequence ATGAAGCGGCGCGATCTCATTAGGATACTAACCGCCAACGGTTGGTGGAAGGCTAGAGAGGGCTCGGATCACACGATATATACCAATGGCAAACGGTCTGAACCTATACCGCGACACCTCGAAATTAATGAAATTACGGCGGCGAAGATCCTTAGACGCGCTGGGCTGAAGCCTAAATAG
- a CDS encoding chromate transporter, whose protein sequence is MILIQLLVSFFTVGFFSYGGGYAMIPLIEREIVQRQAWLTPSEFLDILAVAEITPGPVAINSATFVGYRVAGILGSIMATFGVVLPSLLVILALSYLYVKYQGAPALKAAFAMVRPIVVVLILMAAVNIGFLTIKDARSAVLAIAVLVLMHKTRLNPILLLVLSGVVGVFIF, encoded by the coding sequence ATGATTCTTATTCAGCTTCTGGTCAGCTTCTTTACTGTCGGTTTCTTTAGCTACGGCGGCGGGTACGCCATGATTCCGCTGATTGAGCGCGAGATTGTGCAGCGCCAGGCCTGGCTTACCCCAAGCGAGTTTCTCGACATTTTAGCTGTTGCGGAGATTACACCCGGCCCAGTGGCCATTAACTCGGCTACGTTTGTAGGTTACCGCGTCGCCGGCATTTTGGGCTCTATTATGGCCACCTTCGGCGTCGTTTTGCCTTCTTTGCTCGTAATTCTGGCGCTTTCATACCTTTACGTCAAATATCAGGGCGCGCCGGCGCTAAAGGCCGCTTTCGCCATGGTGCGGCCGATTGTCGTAGTGCTTATCTTAATGGCCGCCGTGAACATCGGCTTCCTGACCATTAAGGACGCTCGTAGCGCTGTGCTAGCCATAGCCGTGCTGGTGCTTATGCACAAGACTCGCCTTAACCCTATCTTACTGCTGGTGCTCTCGGGCGTCGTCGGAGTGTTCATCTTCTAA
- a CDS encoding site-specific integrase, which translates to MRGIVVKKGKGWYVVLEMKTEDGERDRKWRSPRKELGLKKPATKKQAQELLIKLSHDLQQGTYIAPNDMTFGELLDRWLDIHGKQNLAKTTYAIYASHISKHIKPELGAIQVTKLKAFHLQQFYSKKLEGGRADKKDGGLSPATINDMHKVSSAALEAAVTWEIVAKNVAQSISPPKVLERRQQTWTVDHAQTFLSSISGHRLHPLYVLAIATGMRRGEILGLRWQDIDWETGAIHIVQSLVATPDGPIVTNTKTSSGRRAIVISEGVLEILKDHRDKCCEESAMRSRGDGGVLVFTSERGTPLLPRNLLRHFYSACERAGVPKIPFHALRHTHATIMLKHGVHPKVVSERLGHSRVGVTLDIYSHVLPGLQAEAANLADQAVLPDKNKTSR; encoded by the coding sequence GTGCGCGGTATTGTTGTGAAGAAGGGAAAGGGTTGGTATGTCGTTCTCGAGATGAAGACCGAAGACGGCGAGAGGGACAGGAAATGGAGGTCTCCGCGCAAGGAACTTGGGCTCAAGAAACCCGCTACTAAGAAACAGGCCCAGGAGCTACTTATCAAGCTGTCCCACGACTTGCAGCAGGGCACCTATATCGCGCCAAACGATATGACCTTCGGCGAGTTACTGGATCGTTGGCTGGATATCCACGGCAAGCAGAATCTGGCGAAAACGACTTATGCCATCTACGCCTCGCATATCAGCAAACACATAAAACCCGAGCTTGGCGCGATACAGGTAACCAAGCTCAAAGCATTTCATCTGCAGCAGTTTTACAGTAAAAAACTCGAGGGTGGGCGCGCAGATAAGAAAGATGGGGGCCTCTCACCAGCCACGATAAACGACATGCATAAGGTAAGCAGCGCCGCCCTTGAGGCAGCGGTTACGTGGGAGATAGTTGCTAAGAATGTTGCCCAATCAATTTCCCCGCCTAAAGTATTGGAAAGACGTCAGCAAACATGGACTGTAGACCATGCCCAGACATTCCTTAGCTCCATATCAGGGCATAGACTGCACCCACTATATGTGTTGGCGATCGCCACAGGCATGCGGCGCGGCGAAATATTAGGCCTCCGTTGGCAAGACATAGACTGGGAAACAGGCGCCATACACATCGTACAGTCACTGGTAGCCACTCCCGACGGCCCGATCGTCACGAATACGAAGACCAGCTCGGGGAGGCGGGCCATAGTAATCTCAGAAGGTGTTCTGGAGATACTTAAAGATCACAGAGACAAGTGTTGTGAGGAATCGGCTATGCGGTCTCGTGGGGACGGAGGTGTCTTGGTGTTCACATCCGAGCGCGGCACTCCATTGCTCCCCCGAAATCTCCTGCGGCACTTCTATTCGGCTTGTGAGAGAGCCGGTGTGCCCAAAATACCTTTTCATGCCTTACGCCACACCCACGCCACCATCATGCTCAAACACGGAGTGCATCCCAAAGTTGTGTCGGAGAGATTGGGACACTCAAGGGTAGGGGTAACCTTAGACATCTACTCTCACGTGCTCCCTGGCCTGCAGGCCGAGGCCGCTAATTTGGCCGACCAAGCGGTGCTCCCGGACAAAAATAAAACCTCGCGGTAG
- a CDS encoding 3-hydroxybutyryl-CoA dehydrogenase, whose translation MEIKTIMVVGAGQMGSGIAQVAAEAKYNVLLCDLEATYLGRAVQSIDRALSKAVEKGKISAELRAEILARIATTTELDRAVEAELVIEAVTENVDVKKGIFLQLDKVCAASTILASNTSSIPLTQIASFTKRPDRVVGMHFMNPVPLMQLVEVIRAQGTSDETFSAALSVVTRMGKTGVEVNDYPGFVINRVLVPMLNEAAFCLQEGVASAEAIDTVMKLGANHPLGPLALADLIGLDVCLSIMEILHAGLGDKYRPAPMLRRLVQAGHLGRKTGKGFHTYR comes from the coding sequence ATGGAGATTAAGACTATTATGGTGGTAGGCGCAGGACAGATGGGCAGCGGTATTGCCCAAGTGGCCGCCGAAGCCAAGTACAATGTGCTGCTTTGCGACTTAGAGGCCACCTACCTAGGACGCGCCGTGCAAAGCATTGACCGCGCGCTCAGTAAAGCCGTCGAGAAAGGGAAAATCTCTGCCGAACTGCGCGCAGAAATCCTTGCCCGCATCGCGACGACTACGGAACTAGACCGCGCCGTCGAAGCAGAGCTTGTGATTGAGGCCGTCACCGAAAACGTAGATGTCAAGAAAGGAATCTTCCTGCAGCTTGACAAGGTTTGCGCGGCAAGCACGATTCTCGCCAGTAATACGTCGAGTATCCCCTTAACGCAAATTGCGTCCTTTACTAAGCGGCCCGACAGGGTAGTAGGCATGCACTTTATGAATCCTGTGCCGCTGATGCAGCTAGTGGAGGTTATTCGCGCGCAAGGCACAAGTGACGAAACCTTTAGCGCCGCGCTGTCAGTAGTTACCCGTATGGGAAAGACGGGCGTCGAGGTTAACGATTACCCCGGCTTCGTCATAAATAGAGTGCTTGTCCCTATGCTTAACGAGGCGGCTTTCTGCCTGCAGGAGGGCGTTGCTTCCGCAGAAGCTATCGATACCGTGATGAAACTTGGCGCCAATCATCCGCTCGGGCCACTGGCCTTAGCAGACCTGATTGGCCTAGATGTCTGCCTCTCTATAATGGAAATCCTGCACGCGGGCCTTGGCGATAAATACCGGCCGGCGCCTATGCTGCGGCGCCTAGTACAGGCCGGTCACCTAGGGCGCAAGACCGGCAAGGGATTCCATACCTACCGGTGA
- a CDS encoding DNA cytosine methyltransferase, which yields MSYPTISLFSGAMGLDLGLREAGLDIRVSQDIDPWCVKTADANNHKSILGDIRKLLGDDPECRFLLEPAGLQTGEVFAVVGGPPCQPFSTAGNRLGTNDPRGSLFMEFIQAIRAMHPRFFVMENVKGLLSVPLKHRPLKDRKDEPLVPEETPGSAFEIIRQMFNDLGYKTVYGILDAAHYGVPQFRERLIIIGSRDNENIFLPKPTHFQIHQDPAHRWTTLKSAIEDLESSPGPCARFSVDRINLLRMIPMGGNWRNLPNDLIPIAMGGAFESAGGKVGFYRRLDYNQPSPTLVTSPVQKATMLCHPTQDRPLSVREYARIQQFPDDWRIEGNIADCYRQIGNAVPIGLGKAIGQMLIAVATNSAEIRTRRLRGTSVHQSLHQAQQISVERVAGGKSGAAK from the coding sequence ATGTCCTACCCAACTATTTCGCTGTTTAGCGGGGCCATGGGGTTAGACTTGGGACTTCGGGAAGCGGGCTTGGACATTAGAGTTTCCCAAGATATTGACCCGTGGTGCGTGAAGACGGCGGACGCGAACAATCACAAGAGTATATTAGGAGATATTCGCAAGCTTCTGGGAGACGACCCGGAATGCCGCTTTTTGCTGGAGCCAGCTGGGCTTCAGACAGGAGAGGTTTTTGCGGTCGTCGGTGGCCCTCCCTGCCAGCCATTCAGCACAGCAGGGAACCGCCTAGGCACTAATGACCCCCGCGGCAGCCTGTTCATGGAGTTCATTCAAGCAATCCGGGCAATGCACCCGCGCTTCTTTGTCATGGAAAACGTCAAAGGGCTTTTGTCCGTTCCACTCAAACATAGGCCTCTGAAAGACAGGAAGGACGAACCTTTAGTGCCCGAAGAGACACCCGGTTCTGCTTTTGAGATCATCAGGCAGATGTTTAACGACCTAGGGTACAAAACAGTTTACGGCATTCTTGATGCAGCTCATTACGGCGTGCCGCAGTTCAGAGAGCGCCTAATTATCATTGGCTCAAGAGATAACGAGAATATTTTCCTGCCGAAGCCGACCCACTTCCAGATTCATCAGGACCCGGCACACAGATGGACTACGCTTAAGTCCGCAATCGAAGACCTAGAAAGCTCCCCGGGCCCCTGCGCCCGCTTTTCGGTTGACCGCATTAATCTCCTGCGCATGATCCCGATGGGAGGGAACTGGCGCAACCTGCCCAACGACTTGATTCCCATTGCCATGGGAGGAGCATTTGAGAGCGCCGGGGGAAAAGTAGGGTTTTATCGCCGATTGGACTATAATCAGCCCTCCCCCACACTTGTAACTAGCCCCGTACAGAAAGCAACAATGCTCTGCCACCCGACGCAAGACCGGCCCTTGTCTGTACGGGAATACGCCCGGATTCAGCAATTCCCCGACGACTGGCGGATTGAAGGGAACATAGCCGACTGCTATAGACAAATTGGCAACGCAGTCCCCATCGGGCTTGGCAAGGCCATCGGCCAAATGCTTATAGCCGTGGCAACCAACAGCGCTGAAATCAGAACCCGTCGGCTACGTGGGACATCTGTTCACCAGAGCCTTCACCAAGCCCAACAGATATCGGTTGAGCGGGTGGCCGGCGGAAAGAGTGGTGCGGCGAAGTGA